A single Pedobacter sp. PACM 27299 DNA region contains:
- a CDS encoding TonB-dependent receptor, translating to MSASSAFAQFTITGKVQNRKDKMPVEFATVAIPLSGIWAMADAKGNFVLKNVPKGNVKLIAQYLGYVKQEYEYRVDKNMELLLLLDEDNLTLATVEINAKKGADLATSYIMDRKALDHLQMLQVTDAASLLPGGKTNTNLHLATNAAQRISVNGTTGENGNPTFGVGVEVDGVRISNNSFKDARSTAISSPSGPDLKNVSTTNIESIEIITGLPSVEYGDMTNGMVKINTRKGVSPFLVEMSTRPNSKLVALSKGLSLGEKTGVLNFNVEHTKSISDLASPYTSYDRNSLSLNYSNTFNRNTRPLTVNFGLSGNLGGYDSKTDPDLSADTYTKQDDNALRANFSAKWLLELPWLTSLDASATVNYNNKLSEVRTLKSATASVAAIHTKEDGYHVGELYANNPDAAIILIPRGIWDEIEFNDNKFISYNGRLKANWAKKLGASFNNLMVGADYSVTGNNGKGVYYDDLQYAPTWRSYPYKDESFVNNYAFFAENGLTVPVGDNNLQLLAGIRSEITDINGSEYGAITNWSPRFNAKYTFWTKKDQLFSDFSIKASWGKTVKLPGFDALFPTPTYRDVLAFSPGTDANGQTYYAYYSQQRNRIFNPDLKWQSNEQKEIAVNFNIRGTKVFISASNDYTRNPYEYNQDYTPYFYKFTSQADLQGSAIPAANRIYNIDKNTGVVSVSDKSGLLPTETLTYSDLYGFNGNGKYSNGSPVTRKRINWIVDFKRIEALKTSLSVDGSYYYYKGLEETISAYMPNSTQSMANGQAYKYIGYFIGGANSANGQINKSLNMNFTVTTHIPAIRLIVSARLEGSFYRYSKNLSESDLGTRAYVIDNKESYLPSATQRDIYGGNRFVAVYPSYYTSLEDLNTRTPFLEKFIWAKDNDVALYNELAKMVVKNNYDYYFNESKVSAYYSANLAVTKEIGKYASLSFFANNFVNNMAKVRFSQTGTASSLFESSYIPAFNYGASLRLKF from the coding sequence ATGTCAGCGTCCTCAGCTTTCGCTCAGTTTACCATTACTGGTAAAGTTCAAAATAGAAAAGACAAAATGCCAGTTGAGTTTGCCACCGTTGCCATTCCTTTGAGTGGGATCTGGGCTATGGCTGACGCAAAAGGTAATTTTGTCCTTAAAAATGTACCGAAGGGTAATGTGAAATTGATTGCGCAATATTTGGGCTATGTGAAGCAGGAATACGAATACAGGGTCGATAAAAATATGGAGTTGCTGCTGCTGCTGGATGAGGACAATTTAACGCTGGCTACAGTGGAAATTAATGCGAAAAAAGGCGCCGATTTAGCTACTTCTTATATTATGGATAGGAAGGCGCTAGACCATCTTCAAATGCTCCAGGTTACTGATGCAGCCAGCTTATTGCCTGGAGGCAAAACCAATACCAATCTCCATTTGGCAACAAATGCAGCACAGCGAATCAGCGTGAATGGTACTACAGGGGAGAATGGTAATCCAACTTTCGGCGTGGGTGTAGAAGTCGATGGGGTACGTATTAGTAACAACTCCTTTAAGGATGCAAGGAGTACTGCTATTTCCAGTCCATCAGGTCCGGATCTTAAAAATGTTTCAACCACAAACATTGAGTCGATAGAGATCATCACCGGCCTGCCTTCTGTTGAATATGGAGACATGACCAATGGTATGGTGAAGATCAATACACGCAAAGGAGTGTCGCCTTTTCTGGTAGAAATGTCTACACGCCCAAATTCTAAACTGGTGGCTTTGAGCAAAGGTCTGAGCCTGGGAGAAAAAACCGGCGTCTTAAATTTTAATGTGGAGCATACCAAGTCTATCTCAGACCTGGCCTCACCTTACACCTCTTACGATAGAAATAGCCTGTCTTTAAACTATAGCAATACCTTTAACAGGAATACTCGTCCCCTGACCGTTAATTTTGGCCTTAGCGGTAATTTAGGTGGTTATGATTCGAAAACGGATCCGGATTTATCCGCAGACACCTATACTAAACAAGACGACAATGCTTTAAGGGCAAATTTTTCGGCAAAATGGCTTCTGGAACTACCTTGGTTAACCAGCCTGGATGCCAGTGCTACGGTCAACTATAACAACAAACTAAGCGAGGTGAGGACCTTAAAGTCGGCTACTGCCTCCGTAGCGGCTATTCATACGAAGGAGGACGGCTATCACGTGGGTGAGTTGTATGCAAACAACCCGGATGCAGCCATTATATTGATCCCAAGAGGAATCTGGGATGAGATTGAGTTTAATGATAATAAATTCATCAGCTATAATGGACGTCTAAAAGCAAACTGGGCTAAGAAACTTGGTGCTTCCTTTAACAACTTAATGGTAGGAGCCGATTACAGTGTAACTGGAAATAATGGGAAGGGCGTTTACTATGACGATTTGCAGTATGCACCGACCTGGAGATCCTATCCTTATAAAGATGAGTCTTTCGTTAATAATTATGCCTTTTTTGCTGAAAACGGCTTAACTGTTCCAGTTGGGGATAATAACCTGCAGCTGCTGGCTGGTATCCGTTCAGAAATCACTGATATCAACGGTTCAGAATATGGTGCCATTACCAATTGGTCGCCACGGTTTAATGCTAAATATACGTTCTGGACTAAGAAAGATCAATTGTTCAGCGATTTCAGCATAAAAGCTTCCTGGGGTAAAACCGTAAAACTGCCTGGATTTGATGCACTTTTTCCAACCCCTACTTATAGGGATGTTTTAGCGTTTTCTCCAGGAACTGATGCAAACGGACAAACCTATTACGCCTATTACAGTCAGCAAAGAAACAGGATCTTTAATCCAGATTTAAAATGGCAGAGCAATGAGCAAAAAGAGATTGCAGTTAATTTTAATATCAGAGGCACCAAGGTTTTTATCTCGGCTTCTAATGATTATACTAGAAATCCGTATGAGTATAACCAGGATTATACGCCCTATTTCTACAAATTTACAAGTCAGGCAGATTTACAAGGCTCAGCTATTCCAGCAGCGAATAGAATCTACAACATAGATAAAAATACAGGTGTCGTTTCTGTAAGTGATAAATCAGGCTTACTTCCTACTGAAACACTGACCTATTCAGATCTTTATGGTTTTAATGGTAACGGAAAGTATAGCAATGGTTCGCCTGTAACCCGTAAACGCATCAACTGGATCGTAGATTTTAAGCGTATTGAAGCTTTAAAAACCTCCTTATCGGTAGACGGCAGTTACTATTACTATAAAGGGTTAGAAGAAACTATATCTGCTTATATGCCAAATTCGACCCAGTCTATGGCCAATGGACAAGCTTATAAATACATTGGTTATTTCATTGGAGGTGCAAATTCTGCCAATGGCCAAATCAATAAATCACTGAATATGAACTTTACGGTAACGACGCATATTCCTGCAATCAGGTTGATTGTTTCTGCAAGGCTGGAAGGTTCTTTCTACAGATACTCGAAAAACCTTTCTGAAAGTGATCTTGGTACAAGAGCTTATGTGATTGACAATAAAGAAAGCTACCTGCCTTCTGCTACGCAGCGCGATATTTATGGAGGCAATCGTTTTGTAGCCGTTTATCCAAGCTATTATACCAGTTTAGAAGATTTAAATACCAGAACGCCCTTTCTGGAAAAATTTATCTGGGCAAAAGATAATGATGTCGCATTATACAATGAACTGGCAAAAATGGTCGTCAAAAATAATTACGACTACTACTTTAATGAGAGTAAAGTCTCGGCCTATTATTCTGCCAACCTTGCGGTAACGAAGGAGATCGGGAAGTATGCTTCGCTTTCATTTTTCGCCAACAACTTTGTAAATAACATGGCAAAGGTTCGTTTTAGCCAGACTGGCACAGCGTCATCTTTATTTGAGAGTTCGTATATCCCGGCATTTAACTATGGCGCATCATTAAGGTTAAAGTTTTAA
- a CDS encoding DUF4876 domain-containing protein, translated as MEYPQGSALSAVAGVKVKLTGKGTVFEGLTNEKGEVTIAVPSDVYNISSSETRKNGTNIFNYNALNTNQVIVRGWNDGDVITMKLQESKSSQLVLKEVFVGGTPFDNGSAVFNYDSYIIIYNNSDFPCTTNNLCVAAIGPANAHATNTFYGTDGKLLYENEGYIPAAGGFWYFTQPLTLQPGEQAVVVLYQAVDNTQVHSKSVDLSKAEYYPMYDIGSNYKNPTYYKSPSASIPTTHYLKAVSYGTGNAWTPGILSPGLFIFEPQGISPAALGSDASYTVLTSNKKIKVDWVLDGMETYLLNNQNSKKRFLGTVDAGYVYHTNKLGYSVYRNVDLEATLAIPENAGKIIYGYNLGTVDIGGSTDPSGVNAEESIKRGARIIYKDSNNSSNDAHLRLKASLSNY; from the coding sequence ATGGAATATCCACAAGGCAGTGCCTTGTCAGCAGTTGCAGGTGTGAAGGTAAAGCTAACGGGGAAGGGGACAGTTTTCGAAGGACTAACAAATGAGAAAGGGGAGGTTACTATAGCGGTTCCATCGGATGTTTATAATATTTCCTCCTCTGAAACCCGTAAAAACGGTACGAATATCTTTAATTACAATGCGCTCAATACCAATCAGGTCATTGTCCGCGGTTGGAATGACGGAGATGTAATTACGATGAAACTACAGGAATCTAAGTCTTCGCAATTGGTGTTAAAGGAAGTATTCGTTGGTGGAACGCCTTTCGACAATGGTTCGGCGGTATTCAATTATGATTCCTACATTATTATCTATAATAATTCTGATTTCCCCTGCACCACTAATAATTTATGTGTTGCTGCAATCGGACCTGCAAATGCACATGCAACCAATACTTTCTATGGAACAGATGGAAAGTTACTCTATGAAAATGAAGGGTACATCCCTGCTGCGGGTGGTTTTTGGTACTTCACACAACCCCTGACGCTGCAGCCAGGAGAGCAGGCAGTGGTGGTATTATACCAGGCGGTAGACAATACACAAGTCCATAGTAAATCCGTCGATCTCTCCAAAGCGGAGTATTATCCGATGTATGATATTGGAAGCAACTATAAGAATCCAACATATTATAAGTCTCCTTCTGCATCAATACCAACGACACATTATTTAAAGGCTGTGAGTTATGGAACAGGAAATGCCTGGACACCGGGCATATTAAGTCCGGGGCTGTTTATTTTTGAGCCACAGGGCATCAGCCCCGCAGCATTGGGTTCGGATGCCAGCTATACTGTACTTACTTCTAATAAAAAAATCAAGGTCGACTGGGTGCTGGACGGTATGGAGACGTATTTGTTAAATAATCAGAACAGTAAAAAACGTTTCTTGGGTACAGTAGATGCAGGCTATGTATATCATACCAATAAGTTAGGATATTCAGTATATAGGAATGTAGATCTGGAGGCAACTTTAGCCATCCCCGAAAATGCAGGTAAAATAATATATGGGTATAATTTAGGGACTGTCGATATTGGTGGGAGTACAGATCCAAGTGGTGTCAACGCAGAAGAGTCTATCAAAAGGGGGGCACGTATTATCTATAAAGACTCCAATAATTCAAGTAATGACGCCCACTTACGTTTAAAAGCATCTTTAAGTAATTACTAA
- a CDS encoding TonB-dependent receptor domain-containing protein, whose translation MMKTYILALLSTLSIFFSTTVKAQKNIYGKLLDEKAQHIPFASVTVLRSADSVKAYAVMTDTAGNFVLSGVKNGKYLVKISYIGYEDYYSPVIELTALRNLHHLGSIRLNADSRLLNTVNISGQRPLIEQTLDKTIMNVEKSIFAEGNTALELLNKAPGVTVSENGEVSLKGRSGTTVMINGKPTYLSGDQLANLLRGTNSSSISRIEIMSNPTAQFDASGSGGIVNIIIKKNMLIGFNGNISGNIGAGKDIRNGQGIALSYNTTLLNTYGSYNANNQNLESKRNAERLFYSDSRTLLQSIQQETMEKAKLRSHNFRFGIDLNLNEKNTLGFLVNGAIGKYPTEQPSTSILRNANGETSWTALTQTNNKENWTDLLYNANYVHKFNADGHELKADVDYVYHFSKMQQQLDTRYVLPAGTANRLPSGRRGNIPSNDDVYAAKIDYILPLSKKSKLEAGWKGSYVRTENNLQYDTLQNQTYLPDASTSNHFIYKENIQAAYINLNTAWSKYQLQAGLRAEYTNTKGEQITSNMVFKKDYLGLFPSLFLTRDINENHQLKTGYSRRIKRPGYWDLNPFRVYDDPFAFYEGNPYLKPAIVNAVELGYGFKSRYFATLSYNHTGNVIAEQVGRLDGGTVTFQRPENIGSFDNFGLSMTTSTQIFKWWTGSQFLNIYHNRYKINSNTGTTITSGNTVSLNSQNTFNLGKGWKTELSAFYISEEVSGITTTRPYSIISSGIQKEVLKGKGSLKFMVNDIFEGYRIKRKMAYENVLFLSHNASDSRYGLLSFSYRFGAKGTPSNERSTSSEDLKGRM comes from the coding sequence ATGATGAAAACCTATATTCTTGCCCTTCTTTCTACGCTTTCTATCTTCTTTTCCACGACCGTAAAGGCCCAGAAAAATATCTACGGTAAATTACTGGACGAAAAAGCACAGCACATTCCTTTTGCTTCTGTAACTGTATTACGATCTGCGGATTCTGTAAAGGCATATGCGGTGATGACGGATACGGCGGGCAACTTTGTCCTTTCTGGAGTTAAAAATGGTAAATACCTGGTCAAAATCAGCTATATCGGTTATGAGGATTATTATTCTCCGGTGATTGAGCTGACTGCTTTAAGAAACTTGCATCATCTGGGCTCGATTCGTTTGAATGCCGACAGCAGGTTGCTAAATACAGTAAACATCAGTGGCCAGCGTCCATTAATTGAGCAAACGCTCGATAAAACGATCATGAATGTAGAGAAAAGCATCTTCGCAGAAGGCAATACTGCCCTGGAATTGCTGAACAAAGCTCCAGGTGTAACCGTCTCAGAAAATGGAGAGGTATCGCTGAAAGGAAGGTCAGGAACCACAGTGATGATCAACGGAAAACCAACTTATCTGTCCGGTGATCAGCTGGCGAATTTGCTGAGAGGAACCAACTCCTCCTCCATCTCCAGAATCGAAATCATGTCTAACCCTACCGCCCAATTTGATGCCTCAGGCAGCGGCGGAATTGTGAATATCATCATTAAAAAGAATATGCTGATCGGTTTTAATGGCAATATCTCAGGAAACATTGGTGCCGGTAAAGACATCAGAAACGGGCAAGGCATTGCACTAAGTTACAATACGACCCTGCTGAACACCTATGGAAGCTATAATGCCAACAATCAGAATCTGGAAAGTAAGCGCAATGCCGAACGTCTGTTTTATAGCGACAGTAGGACTTTATTGCAAAGCATCCAGCAAGAAACAATGGAAAAAGCAAAACTGCGTTCTCATAATTTCCGGTTCGGTATAGACCTGAATCTGAATGAGAAGAATACACTGGGATTTTTAGTAAATGGTGCCATCGGGAAGTATCCAACAGAACAGCCAAGTACGAGCATTTTGAGGAATGCCAATGGTGAAACTTCCTGGACTGCGCTTACACAAACCAATAATAAAGAAAACTGGACAGATCTACTTTACAATGCAAATTATGTACATAAGTTTAATGCTGATGGTCATGAGCTTAAAGCCGATGTAGATTATGTTTATCATTTTTCCAAAATGCAGCAGCAACTGGATACGCGTTATGTATTGCCAGCTGGAACTGCTAACAGACTGCCCTCCGGTAGAAGAGGAAATATCCCTTCCAATGATGATGTATATGCCGCGAAAATAGATTATATCCTGCCTTTGAGTAAAAAATCAAAGCTGGAGGCCGGTTGGAAGGGCAGTTATGTCCGCACCGAAAATAACCTGCAATATGATACTTTGCAAAACCAGACTTATTTGCCGGATGCCAGTACCAGCAACCATTTTATTTATAAAGAGAACATCCAGGCCGCCTATATTAATTTGAATACGGCATGGTCAAAATATCAACTGCAAGCGGGCCTACGTGCCGAATACACGAATACCAAAGGTGAGCAGATCACTTCTAATATGGTCTTTAAAAAAGATTACCTGGGCCTCTTCCCAAGTTTATTCCTGACCAGAGATATCAATGAAAATCATCAGTTAAAGACTGGATACAGCCGACGAATTAAACGTCCGGGATATTGGGACCTAAATCCTTTCCGCGTATACGATGATCCTTTTGCATTTTATGAGGGAAATCCATACTTGAAACCGGCTATAGTAAATGCGGTGGAACTAGGCTACGGTTTTAAATCGCGGTATTTTGCCACCTTAAGTTATAACCATACCGGGAATGTGATTGCCGAACAGGTAGGCAGACTGGATGGTGGGACTGTTACTTTCCAACGTCCGGAAAACATTGGCTCTTTTGACAATTTCGGATTGAGTATGACGACTTCTACCCAGATTTTCAAGTGGTGGACAGGCAGTCAGTTTTTGAATATATACCACAACAGGTACAAGATCAATAGCAACACCGGAACTACAATAACCAGCGGCAATACAGTAAGTCTGAATTCTCAAAACACTTTCAATCTGGGTAAAGGCTGGAAAACAGAATTGAGTGCCTTCTATATTTCAGAAGAAGTATCAGGAATCACCACCACCAGACCATACAGCATCATTTCTTCGGGTATCCAGAAAGAGGTGCTTAAAGGAAAAGGAAGCTTGAAATTCATGGTGAACGATATTTTTGAAGGCTACAGGATCAAAAGAAAAATGGCTTATGAAAATGTATTGTTCTTAAGTCATAATGCCTCCGATAGCAGGTATGGCCTCTTATCTTTTAGCTACCGCTTTGGAGCCAAAGGGACACCATCAAATGAAAGAAGTACCAGTAGTGAAGATTTAAAAGGAAGGATGTAA
- a CDS encoding transcriptional repressor, producing the protein MEAKHGISRISRVILQYMEENGDGLDAETLWLELRKHGHRMCVCSVYINLKKLEKMKRLQKTQTADRKYVFALNK; encoded by the coding sequence ATGGAGGCAAAACATGGGATTTCCAGGATTAGCAGGGTTATTCTTCAATACATGGAGGAAAATGGGGATGGTTTAGACGCAGAAACACTATGGCTGGAATTGCGAAAACATGGACATCGCATGTGCGTTTGCTCGGTTTATATCAACCTGAAGAAGCTGGAAAAGATGAAACGATTGCAGAAAACACAAACTGCAGATCGAAAATATGTGTTTGCTTTAAATAAATAA
- a CDS encoding DUF6850 family outer membrane beta-barrel protein yields MRFKSKHFIYALFAGVFLTKQLSAQELAKPYADIDYIHKSNAWLTSKNAAGLNHFNAGNISNAELFFKKEDGGFRNYLQSDNSQAYGIQADSYTRLNSKVVLSGGFGYQNFQGKNMTGSAFIDPYQNPFDIVEENTADKGTKQLELYNLNGAMSSQLSSKLSIGGKLDYQAGNYAKRKDLRHINKLLDLDLSAGFLYKISDLIELGANYNYSRRIESISFKVAGNKQEYNSLISYGSFYGLLDRFDDSGYTSGTNPLKDIRQGGSLQLNLNLNKNVTLFNEFSYADRNGFYGEEGTSSTLLTKHNGSDFAYNGQLSLKGNEVEHHISLRGSYQLLSNRDNISLKQTTAGGVNVIVLYGDKEVFSGLTTNIGLNYDLFLAVKNNRPTWAINFSGDYMGRDQTSGLYPFYRDQKINSYLFSGQIKRQFEKEKGAFNIGLGMAYGLGSGEMAKDRIVATPSPDYVPLVTMTQFLNEEYEFFTANRIRGNFTFQYTRPLENNMSAFVKLNYAHTYAPKVTYLDKHFNATHISIGCNF; encoded by the coding sequence ATGAGGTTCAAATCAAAACATTTTATTTATGCCCTTTTTGCAGGCGTATTTCTGACCAAACAATTGTCGGCGCAAGAGCTTGCGAAGCCCTATGCCGATATCGATTATATTCATAAAAGTAATGCCTGGTTAACCTCCAAAAATGCCGCAGGTTTAAACCATTTTAATGCGGGAAATATTTCCAATGCGGAATTATTTTTCAAGAAAGAAGATGGAGGTTTTAGAAATTACCTTCAATCAGATAATAGTCAGGCCTATGGTATACAGGCCGATTCTTATACGCGTTTAAATAGTAAAGTAGTACTCTCCGGAGGTTTTGGCTATCAGAATTTTCAGGGAAAGAATATGACTGGTTCTGCGTTTATAGATCCTTATCAGAATCCTTTTGATATTGTAGAAGAGAATACTGCGGATAAGGGGACAAAACAACTGGAACTTTACAATTTGAACGGAGCCATGAGCAGTCAGCTCAGTTCCAAATTGAGCATTGGTGGTAAACTTGATTATCAAGCCGGTAATTATGCGAAAAGAAAAGATCTGAGACATATTAATAAATTATTGGATTTGGACTTGAGTGCTGGTTTCCTTTATAAAATCAGTGATCTGATAGAGCTTGGTGCTAATTATAACTATAGTCGCCGAATCGAAAGCATCAGCTTTAAAGTCGCAGGTAATAAGCAAGAATACAATTCCTTAATCAGTTATGGCTCATTTTATGGCCTTCTCGATAGGTTCGATGACTCTGGTTATACTTCAGGTACAAACCCTTTAAAAGATATCAGGCAAGGAGGTTCGCTGCAGTTAAATCTTAACCTCAATAAAAACGTAACCTTATTTAATGAATTCAGCTATGCGGATAGAAATGGGTTCTATGGAGAAGAGGGCACTTCCTCTACACTTTTAACTAAGCATAACGGGTCAGATTTTGCCTACAATGGACAGCTTTCGTTGAAGGGAAATGAGGTAGAACATCACATCAGTCTGAGAGGAAGTTATCAGCTGCTGTCGAATAGGGACAACATATCTTTAAAACAAACGACTGCTGGTGGGGTCAATGTAATTGTTTTATATGGAGATAAGGAGGTGTTTTCAGGACTGACGACAAACATCGGCTTAAATTATGACCTCTTCCTCGCGGTAAAAAATAACCGACCAACATGGGCGATTAATTTTAGCGGAGATTATATGGGAAGGGACCAAACTTCTGGTTTATATCCATTTTACAGAGATCAGAAAATCAATAGCTACCTGTTTTCCGGGCAGATTAAAAGACAATTTGAAAAAGAAAAAGGAGCTTTTAATATTGGTCTAGGGATGGCTTATGGACTGGGAAGTGGGGAAATGGCCAAGGATAGAATCGTTGCCACACCTTCTCCGGATTATGTACCCCTGGTTACAATGACCCAATTTTTGAACGAAGAATATGAGTTTTTTACTGCAAATCGGATCAGGGGAAATTTTACCTTCCAATATACCAGACCTTTGGAGAATAATATGTCTGCATTTGTCAAGTTAAATTATGCGCATACCTATGCCCCTAAGGTGACCTATCTGGACAAGCACTTTAATGCCACCCATATTAGTATTGGTTGTAATTTCTAA
- a CDS encoding LytR/AlgR family response regulator transcription factor, producing the protein MISAVIIDDEKNNIEHIIQLLQKHNLAVEITASATNADDGVAAIIANKPDLLFLDIQMPHKDGFDVLKALPHHQFEVVFVTAFDQYGIQAVKFSAIDYLLKPINPEELKTAITKVAAKLNRKKENLQLENLMELIRDKDAKKDHKLALASTKEIRFVHTEEIIRCESSNAYTQFYLTDGKKILVSKPIFEYEELLANYDFIRCHQSHLVNKKYIKSLVKEDSGYLLLNDDTRIPISRAKKENVIKALHTLKK; encoded by the coding sequence ATGATCAGCGCAGTAATTATTGACGACGAAAAAAACAATATTGAGCATATCATACAGCTGCTGCAAAAACACAACTTGGCAGTGGAGATTACAGCTTCTGCAACAAATGCCGACGATGGCGTTGCAGCGATCATTGCTAACAAGCCCGATTTATTGTTTTTAGATATACAAATGCCCCACAAAGATGGATTTGATGTACTCAAAGCCTTACCCCACCATCAGTTCGAAGTGGTTTTTGTGACTGCTTTTGACCAATACGGCATACAGGCCGTCAAGTTTTCAGCAATAGATTATTTGCTCAAACCGATCAATCCTGAGGAACTAAAAACAGCCATTACTAAAGTAGCCGCAAAACTGAACCGGAAAAAAGAAAATCTTCAACTGGAAAACCTGATGGAGCTGATCAGAGATAAAGACGCTAAAAAAGACCACAAATTAGCACTGGCTTCTACTAAAGAAATCAGGTTTGTCCACACAGAGGAAATTATCCGCTGCGAATCTTCCAATGCCTATACTCAATTCTACCTTACTGATGGAAAAAAAATTTTGGTTTCCAAGCCCATTTTTGAGTACGAAGAGCTCCTGGCCAATTATGATTTTATACGATGCCATCAATCCCATTTAGTCAATAAAAAATACATTAAAAGTCTGGTCAAAGAAGACAGCGGATACCTTTTACTCAACGATGACACCCGAATTCCGATCTCCAGAGCCAAAAAAGAGAACGTCATAAAAGCCTTACACACCCTAAAGAAATAA
- a CDS encoding sensor histidine kinase: MRSLIITIFFLFSQIYCHAQKLEMNLDSISPIIQNDKNGDSIRKYFSNAFYSPEATFTKQNNLLISAFFSNKLAVNYNHAPKKIPQLTTYSNISSRVYMQAFDSYSGKYAVPIFDSTGIIVTVNGINPENAQQYDFRVMENNKRVVLPWTKVKLFVDAYWMTKIADSSKIDKVTAYLGQFKADYGKALTFQVRQTNLPDSINTSLSAYWVKWKPRVVGVFTFSQLPDFLRIFKKQWGDPRENKDNADWSKDSTLLKLKKEFRYNENNLIFYLDDIIKSKNIIEYNLVKGKDSTGWTVNDFDFNLVWLKNLSPGKYDLKIRYSVQRMNVCSYSFTIQAAWYQTLWAKIGLSILAMLAIGFILLLWRSKKQGEKLKAQETLKQMVQTELKSIRSQFNPHFVFNALSSIQGLITKNDSENASKYLIEFSSLMRDSLKASTNEFVSISTEIKILENYLNLEKLRFGFNYQIESTEQIDTHAIEIPSLFLQPLVENAVKHGISSLQEKGYLSVSFEKVENDMIVLVTDNGKGFNEQEEFNGFGLQLTKERIKLLNQTLNDQHIEFSVKRMNEKTQVMVHFKNWLI, encoded by the coding sequence ATGCGAAGCCTTATCATTACCATATTTTTCCTTTTCTCTCAAATCTATTGCCATGCGCAAAAGCTGGAGATGAACCTGGATAGCATTAGTCCAATCATCCAAAATGATAAGAATGGTGATTCTATCCGCAAGTATTTCTCCAACGCATTTTATAGTCCTGAAGCCACGTTTACAAAGCAGAATAACCTATTGATCTCTGCTTTCTTTTCCAATAAACTTGCAGTCAATTACAACCATGCGCCAAAGAAAATACCTCAGCTGACAACCTATTCCAATATTAGCTCGAGAGTGTATATGCAGGCATTTGATAGCTATTCAGGAAAGTATGCCGTTCCCATATTTGATTCTACCGGAATTATCGTCACTGTTAACGGGATAAATCCCGAGAATGCACAGCAATATGATTTCCGAGTAATGGAGAATAATAAAAGAGTAGTGCTACCCTGGACAAAGGTGAAATTATTTGTTGATGCCTATTGGATGACTAAGATTGCCGATTCCAGTAAAATAGATAAAGTGACCGCCTACCTTGGGCAATTTAAAGCGGATTATGGCAAAGCCCTCACCTTTCAGGTACGTCAAACCAACCTCCCAGATAGCATCAACACATCTTTATCGGCTTATTGGGTAAAATGGAAACCAAGAGTAGTTGGCGTATTTACCTTTTCCCAGCTCCCCGATTTCCTCCGCATTTTTAAGAAACAATGGGGAGATCCAAGGGAGAACAAGGACAATGCAGATTGGAGCAAAGATTCGACCCTACTAAAATTGAAAAAGGAATTCCGTTACAATGAAAATAACCTGATCTTCTATTTAGACGACATCATTAAGTCCAAAAATATCATTGAGTACAATCTGGTAAAAGGAAAGGATAGTACTGGCTGGACAGTAAATGACTTTGATTTTAACCTGGTTTGGCTAAAGAACCTTTCGCCAGGTAAATATGACCTCAAAATACGTTATAGTGTCCAGAGAATGAATGTTTGCAGCTATTCATTTACCATACAAGCAGCCTGGTATCAAACCCTCTGGGCAAAAATAGGCTTGAGTATTCTTGCCATGCTCGCGATTGGGTTTATCCTGCTCTTGTGGCGCTCAAAAAAGCAGGGAGAAAAATTAAAAGCACAAGAAACCCTGAAACAGATGGTTCAAACGGAACTGAAATCCATCCGTTCACAGTTCAACCCTCATTTTGTATTCAATGCGCTCAGCTCCATACAGGGGCTGATTACAAAAAATGATTCTGAAAATGCTTCAAAGTATTTAATTGAATTCAGCAGTCTGATGCGTGATTCATTAAAAGCAAGCACCAACGAATTTGTCAGCATTTCCACAGAAATAAAGATCCTGGAGAATTATTTAAACCTGGAAAAGTTACGCTTCGGCTTCAATTATCAAATAGAAAGTACTGAGCAGATTGATACACATGCAATTGAAATTCCTAGTCTGTTTTTACAGCCATTAGTGGAGAATGCCGTAAAACATGGTATTTCTTCATTACAGGAGAAAGGATACCTCAGCGTATCATTTGAAAAAGTTGAGAATGATATGATCGTACTGGTCACCGATAATGGCAAAGGTTTTAATGAACAGGAAGAATTTAACGGCTTTGGACTGCAGCTCACCAAAGAAAGAATTAAGCTGCTGAACCAAACCTTAAACGATCAGCATATTGAATTTTCAGTGAAAAGAATGAATGAAAAAACACAAGTAATGGTACACTTCAAAAATTGGTTAATATGA